The following nucleotide sequence is from Capricornis sumatraensis isolate serow.1 chromosome 5, serow.2, whole genome shotgun sequence.
TGAGGGAGCCCCTTAAAGCCTCTTTATTAGGACACCAATCccagcaggtggcgctagtgggaagagatgcgggttccatccccggattgggaagatgccctggaggagggcgtgggaacagactccagtattcttgcctggagaatcccgtggatagaggggTCTGgccggttacagtccatggggtttcgaagagtcggacacgactgaagtgacttagtacgtaGCAATCCCACCACGAGGACTCCATCCTGATGACTTGGTCACCTGCCAAACGGCCACCTCCAAATACCTTTGGGAGGCAGGATTTCCACATATGATTTCTGGAGAGACGCATTCAGACCATACCAAGCACGTACTATGTGCCGGGTAACTCTTCTTGACACTGAAGAtatggcaggaaaaaaaacaaccctgctcCTGGAGACCACACTCCAGGGAGAGAGAGTCAAACCCTCTGCAGCCCCGCTGCTGGTAGGTTATGCCTTCCCGCCTTGCAGGCCTCCTGCCTGCTCCTCTCCTTGCTCGCCTGCTTCTCATTACGCCACTCTCTTCTCTGCCTCGGGGGGCCCCCCTGCACCTGCTTCTCTCCTCCTCACGCTCCTCTGGCTGCAGGCACTGAGCTTGCTTTCTCTTGCTTTCCTGGGCTCTGCTGCCTGCAGGATGAGGGTTCCActccccctcccctttcttgCAGGGCGCGGGCTCAGCCCCCTCAGGCGGGTGCCTGAGTTTACATCCTACCTGCATCCGGCTGGGCGAGTCTGCCTGGACTCAGCAAGTCCACAGTGGTCAGGCACTGAAGCTGGTTCTTCTAATCTAGGTTTCACAGGTAGCACAGCTAGTATTTTGGTTTTCCACTCTCTGACTTTTCTTATCAGgcaaacccactccggtattcttgcctggagaatcccatggacagaggagcctgccgggcggCAGTCCATAAGatcagagtcggacctgactgaagcgacttagcacacgtgcacgggttgttttaaatttaagagGGGAAGAGAGACCTTATTCATTTTGAATAATTATTCACTTCACTAATAAGCAATTATTAAGTTTCTTCCTCTGTCAAAACAGAGAGGGAGGTGACTGggctggaggagagagggaggtggctgggctggaggagagagggaggtggctgggctggaggagaggGTTAAGGCTGTGTCTGCCTTGATGGGGGCCAGGTGGGTGGGGTCAGCTTGTCTGGACTCGAGGAACTGGCCCCGTAGGAGGCAGGTGGACCCCACCCAGACCTCCTGCTCCAGAAAGGTCAGGAGTGGGTCTTTGGAAACTTCATTTCTGAGAACAAGCCAGGTGATTTTGAGCTGCATTTGAGAACTAGGGTCATGGGGGATTTCTGGAtgccccagggcctggggaagGCGGTGGGGGTGAGGGAATCTGGAGGCAGTCTTGAGCTGAGAGTTTGGGTTAATGCTGGGAGAGGCCGATAGGAGGACGGGAGCCTGGCCATGAGGCAGAAGTGCTATTCTAGGAGCCGAGCAGCTCTATCTCCAccgcaccccccgccccgccccgacccTCCCGGTCAGAGGCAGCAAGGGCCAGGCTCTTGGGGAAGGCAGGGAAGATCCAGGCTGTGTAGGCAGCACCTGAGCTCCAGGCCTGCCTGGCAGCTGTGCTGGGCTGCTCTCTGGGTTCCGGAGCAGAAAAAGACCAGCAGGGTTCAGAGTGGTGTCTGGGCTTCTGAACAACGGGGGACTCCTGCCTTGGTGGTCTGAGCACTTCTTCCAAGTCTTGTACTGATTGCCCAGCTCCTAGATGTCTGTTTTGAGCCCTGCTCAGGATTTGGAGTTGAGAGGCTGGCCATATGGAAAAAACGAGACTTTTGGCAACAGCCGAACCAATCCTGTTTCTTAGAGTGCACATACTTTTAGGGAAAACGCAGAACTTCACCAAGGAGTCACAAAACCTCCaagatgttttattttgataGAAAATATGACCAATTAATTGGAAATGGGATCAGAAATCATTGGCACCTGAGTCCCCAATTCTGATGTTTAGCTCCTCAGATTTCACACTAATATGTAAAACACAGCATGTTTTGTAAATTTACAGCACTCATCAGGAATAGAATTGGATGAGCCGCTGTCTTCAGGGAGGATAAAAAACTGCACTCAGGAAACTGCCAGAGCTGCCCCAGGGGGAACAGCAGAGGGGAGCTGTCCGGAACACGCCAGGCTCTCCCAGGTGTGCAGGGAACAGTGTCTGTCTGACAACTGCAGCCACACCCCGCTTCCTTCACTCAGCATCTTCCAGGCCCTCTGTGCAGGGGACCAGGCTCTTTGAACCTTGGTGCATCCACCTGGAAGCAGCTGCAGTCGTCCTGGGGCTGACCAGGCAGACTGTTCCCGATGCTTACCCCTCCCAGGTGTGAATGTGAGCTGTTCCGCTCCTCATCATCACCTCTGCTCATTACCATGAAGGAAACACCCTCCCGGGTCGACTGCCCAGAGTGGGGCTCACCAGGTTGGGCACATGCGGTGGGCGCACCCCTGATTCACTGAGGGCTTGCAAGGGGACCAGAGGAAGCTTAACGGCTTACAGCATCAAAAAGATGCCGAGGATCATCATTCTTAGCATGACTTCAATAATATAAAAGGTAGTGAAAACCAAGAAATGAAGTCTATCATCCTGTGGAATGCTCTTAAAAGGAGGGTTTGAAACTTCACCCTCACTTCTTACCACGTCCTGGGTTCCAGGATGGATTGCTCCTCAACCCCTTCCCAAACTCAGTTGATGAGCTTGAGAGATGTGGGCAGGCCACTGCCCTCCTCAGATCCCTTCTAGTTGAGTGttggttgttcagtcgtgtccaactctttgcaagcccatggactgtagcccaccaggctcctctgtctgtgggattctccaggaaagaatattggactgggttgccatttccttctcccagggatcttcccaacccagggattgaacccgggtctcctgtgttgcaggcagattctttaccatctgagtcaccagggaagcccgcttcTAGACACACTCATTTGCCTTGGTAAGGTGCCCACAAACACATTCCTCATTCTCACAAACAGATCCACCCACCACAACCAGCACTGTGGAGTCACTTTTCTGCCTTAAATTGAGCCTAGGTCATTTCTGAGTTAATGCAGACTCGCTTTATTTCTTGAACCCGTGACCACTGAGAAATAACAGGAGGTAACGGTGAAACAGTGGATCTGGCAATGGCTGTGTCATTGTCTTTCTCTAAGCCATGCATTCATTCAGTGCAGTAACTTAAGGGTGCCGAAAACTTCTTTGAAGGTTGCTGCCCCAGccactgggagaaggaaatggcaacccactccagtgttctacagagtcggacacgactgaagtgacttagcagcagcagcagcagcagccccagccaCTGACACTTATGAAAGGCCCCTAATGCCAGAGCCTGATGTGAAACTGAACAGTCTGTGGATTTCATTCAAGTTTCACCCCATTTGGATCAAATGTTGAACAGTGTAAACTTGATCACTTCATCTTATTTACCAGATTTGAGCCCACACCGTGTCTGGCTGGTTCTCCCAAAGGGCCAGAGGGTTTTAACTACCGAGCATCTCGAGCAGTGAGGGTCTGTGGCAGACAGAGTTGAGACCCCCTGCCCTACACATGCAGCTCAGCAGGGAGACTGCCCCCAGGGTGGCCACTGCGGTCAGCCCCCGCCTCTGGGCCCCACCCCCCGGCTGCCCATCGCTGCACATGACATTAAGCACTGCTCTAAGAAGAGCTGGGGAACAAGTGTCATATTGCCCACGACTTCCACTCACCCTCCAACCCGCAAGTACCCCAAGCCCAGCACAGCTTGGACAGGAGGTGCTCACCTGCCGAAGTGAACTGATGCACTGGCAGCGACAGCGCGTGCATTTGATCACGTATGATCCCACCTTGTCTTGTACCCGCCCCCAAGCCCATCTTCCTCCTCTGACCTGGAGGGAGTCTGTAGCAGATGGCAGGTCTGCACGGCCATTCTCTCAAGACCAGCGTGGGCTTCACAGCATGGGGCAGACAGAGTACTCGCTGCATTTATTAGTTCTATCACCACAGAGTAAgcgttttaaaatgtacaaaaggaTACTCTATTCCTCCAATGGCACGCCCCTTGTTCacagcaaaacagaaataatttaacATCATCATAGAGGCAGATTGGAAATACaactgcattttctcatttacagTCCTGTACAAGTATCTGCCAGAATGGCAGCCGCACATCTAAAGATGCATTAGGTAGATACACATAAATTGAACCCTGAACAGTCACCACACACAACGTTGTAAAAAAGTGTATTAGAAAGTATTGGAAACAAGATTGCATATTCATTTCTGGTCACACTTGTTCACAGTGAATGCTATGGCACCAACAgcatatgtgctttttttttcttttaatttctgatGTCTGTATATCTTAAATAAGTctaattttggtttcttttaaagtaaaaaaaaaaacactcaactgAAGGAGAGATCTGGATTCTGACTAGCACTGCCCCTTCATTATTGCTGGAACATAAGTGCACGAGAGAAATAGATGTACTTCACAACTCTACAGAATGGTCTACAGAAGTCCATGGCATCTTGCTTTTGTTTTGGCAAGAAGATGATGCTAAGAAAGTcccactgaaaacaaaacaaggaaaggcacaaaaatagaaaaaaaaaaaaaaaaagaactcacatTGCATTGAGAGATAGCTGTCTTTCTTGATGAAGAGTCTGAGATCTCATTTTTGGTTGATTCTGAATTGGAAGTGAATCGTGCTGGTATCTGAAATGCTAGGTGCTGGGACATGCCCTTGGGTGACAAAGCGATAGTAACACAATTCTTTGCAATCTCTTCTACAAGGACAAGCCCATGCTCTAAGATACGTGATGCAGGAAGACCTGGGTGAGGAGTAGGGTCCAGGTGTTCTGAGTGGAGGGGAGCTGGGTGACCGGGATGGGCTAGAATGCCAAACAGGGACTTCTCATGATCAACGGAACCCACCTGCTCCTGGTGCCCCTCCTTTGGTTGATATTTATTTTCAACACAACGCGAGTGCGTGAAACCTAGTGCCTCCACAGTGGACCCTGAGACACACACTCACATCATCAGTAGCCGAACAAACCACAGAGTAAAACAGGGTAAGGTCATGCAAAATGCTACTTCTACCAGCTAGAAGGAAAACGTCAACAGCTTTGGGTACAGAACATGGCCACCTTTCAAGCATAATTTCATTCCTTGTTGGCATTAATGAAACCTTACTTTAAATACAATAGTTTCAGAGAAAAATGGTGTTACATTAGAAAACCACAACAAAAGGTCTGTAAATAAGGTTATATTGGCTACAAAaggtggagagagggaggggaaagtCCTGGGGAAAACAACTCCTCAGCCACTATTTACAGTGGTGGGTTGAGGTCCATCTGAAGCCTCAGGGGAAAAGATCATTCTGTCCAGCCAATGGACCCCATGGAACAGATGCGGCAGGTGAAACTGGCCTGCAAACTGGACGTATGAGCAGTCTCTCACCCTGAATATGCATCCAGGGGGATAAGGTGGGTCTTTCTTTATCACTTCATGTTGAACGAATGCTGTCCACAGCCCAGAGTTGCCCTCTGCCCCTCACCCAGTGCCTCCGTGTGTCACTGACCAAGCTACTACAACTTTGTCTATTTCCAGGTTCAAAACATCACACAGTTCCGTAAGCAAAGAATCCCATGACTCAAGGATGCTAGGCTGCCACCCTTTCCACAAAACTCAAGTGCACTTGGGAAGGTAAGCTTctgaagactgaaggcaggatagTTCATTGAGAGAATTAAAATGAATTCAAAGGAACAGGAGTCACGCTCGAGACTGCTGACTGGGGACGTTCATGGCAGGGCTTTCATCTCTGGAAGGCTTCCAGACCCTTGATTGGTTTGCAATTCaattagagcagtggttctccacTAAGGACACCTTTTTCTTTCCAGGGACATTTCTGGTTGTCAACTGGGGGGTCCTACTGGCATTTATTGGGTAAGTGACCAgtgaagtgatagtcactcagcggactgtagcccaccaggctcctctgtccatgggattctccaggcaagaatactggagtgggttgccatttcctcctccaggggatcttcccaacccaggggttgaccACATGCTGTTAAATAGCCTAGGAtgcctggggaaatcccctgCAACCCAgtatccagccccaaatgtcaagAGTGCTGAGCCCAGGATCTCTGGAATTGGCTGAAATGCAGAGATGCTTGCGCACAATTTTTGCTGTTTCCTTACGGTCACCTTGGACATTTTTGGTGATGAAAAATACTGGAAACATTTGCAACTGTATGCCCTTCCTGCCAGGTGGTTGAGACGAATGTCCTCAATGATAGCATGAACCTATCCTATTGCTTTCCAGGTTAGGATTGGAACCGTGGACGTCTCTGAGGGCCTTTGAGGGCATGAGCGGTCTTCACTTCCAGAACCGCCTCCCTCTGTCCAGCTGGACCTTGAGGTCTGGTGACGAGATGATCCTGGACACTCCTCCAGTCAGACACATGCATCCTGCCTAGGTGGACACAAGGGTGCAGCTCTCTCCTTGGGGGAAAGCATGTCAGATGGTTTGAAAGTGTGGTTTCAAACAAACAGGTGCTGTGTGTAAGCAGCAGCCTCTGGACTTCACCTGCTAAATTTCCCTGACCTGAAAATGGTCATTCTGAATCCTTCAACGGATATTAAAATGAGAATACTATACACAGAAGGCAGGGAAAGAAATATACCCACAATAAGAAACTCTTGCTTGGAACTACAAACACAACATTAAATGAAGTTTAGGACAGACTTTCTGCGCGAAAACAGGCTTCTGGTCACAGGTGGAACTGGGCAGGAAGGAGTATAGAACCAGACATGAGTGTGGAATTTAGAATAAAGGTTTGGTTTCTGAAGGATTTTATCATCTGAACATTTCAAAAGGAATCAACGTCTAAATTTCAGGGCTGGTgttcacaatgttgtgatagaCTCTGGGGGCCCTTAGGAGATGAGAGAGCAGAGAACAGTGGGCCCAGGTGCCCCACGGAAATAGAGTTCACTCCATGGGACAACAGGCCTCCGGAGGCTTCTGGGCTGGGCAACGTCATGACAAAGTTTGGAAAGGGAGAATGGATCCAAAAGGCTCTGCaagccctcccctccctctgcccagcaGTCACTTTTCCCGGCAGTGTGCAGAATTTGACTTAGAATAATTTCTTCCTTTGGAACCTGTGGCCTGTCGGTGCTGGATGCACGCAGTTTCCGGCCCTGCAAAGAGGGCATTTCACCCCAGGGTCACGGTCACGGCCACAGCGCAGGGGCTGTGCGCCCGGCTCCCGGGACCCTGCAAACCCCATCTGGTGCGCAAAACCACGCTCAGCACGGAACCAGCTCATTCCTTCCCGGGCTTCCGCCTGTTACTCTACAATTCTTTCCGAACATGACCTATCACTTGGAGGCCGGCGATTTCTAGGAAGCAACAGGGGAGGGGATTTCAGCCTGCGGTCTACAGAATCGTCTAGTAAGAGAGCATTCCGGGGGCTCCAAATGGAACTCCACATCTAACAAGAAGAATGTCCTGTTCTCAAAAGCAAATCAACCAAGTCAGAACAAAATGAAGTTCCACCTAGAGCACAAAGCACAGCGGTCCAGTTCAGCCCCGCTGCCCGCCAGGGGGCGCGTGCAGGGCGCGGGCGCTCTTCCGGTGGGCTCGCACAGGCCGGGTTTAGCTCATGTGGAAGCGGTGCTCCCCGCGCGTGATGTGGGATGAGAACTCGTAGCGGTCCTGGCTTTGGTAGCCGCACATGTTGCACTCGAAGGGGTCTCGGAAGCCGTGGCAGCCCATGTGGATGGTGTACATGACGTGGTCCAGGAAGAGCACGCGGCAGTGTTCGCACCTGTACACCTTGAGGGCTTCCCCGCTCGTGCCGATCACGCGCAGCGCGTCCGGGGGGCCCTCGGAGGCCGCGCGCAGCACCTCGTAGGCGGCGTGCTCCTCCTTGATGGACAGGCCGTTGCGCGCGTGGGGGGTGATGTGGTTGGTCAGGTAGATGAGGCCGCCCCGCTGCTCCTCCGTGTTGCTCTCGGTGTCCGTGGAATCTTGGCAGCTGTTGCTCGGGGACGCCTCGCGCTCCGAGGACGCGGACTTGGCCTTCGAGAGCAGCAGCAGGTTCTCCACGGCACCGTCCTGGGCTGAGTGGTTGGAGCGCGCGGGGCCCTCGGCGTGCGGCTTGTGGAGCTGGTACATGGGGCTGAGCACCGGGACCACGTCGGAGCTGCCTGGGGGTGTCTGCACCAGGGGGCGCAGGGACTCGGCCCCCAGGTAGCTGATGGCGTTGTTGATGGCCTGGTCCATCACATGTGTCTGCATCATCTCGTTCTCCTTCTCGTAGCTGGCACTGCCATCGTAGGGCAGTTCCGACAGGCACTTGTCCCCTGTGGGAAGCGGATGACAGTCAGAGAGGCCCAGGTTACCTCTGTGCCTGGCAGCAACAGCTGACAGTTACACCCATGGGGGCAACGACCTCGGGCAGACACACCATGTGGACATCAGCAAAATGGGCAAGGCTGACACGTCTCTGCCCGCCCTGTACCTGGCATGGCGCCCTgtccgggggcggggggtggggggtggcattTAAACCAGTTTGTCTACACAAATCAGTAAAGGAGCAGGTGAACCAAGGATGGTGTGCCAATTTAAGTAGCATGTATCCAAACACTAAACCAATACTTGTATTTACTCTGGGTCTTAGTAAACATTTTGAGTGTGCTGAGTGTGccaatcacttcagttgtgtcccagtctttgcgaccctatggactatagaccaccagcctcctctgtccatgggattttccagacaagaatactggggtgggttgccatgccctcctccagggggtcttcctgacccagggattgaacccatttctcttatgtctcctgcattgacaggcaggttctttaccactagcgccacctggaagctctatatttaatttaaaattaatattgaaaTGATATGTTTTCCTATAGAGTTCTAAGTAACTCACAATGGCTGGTTAACATCACTAATTTATTTAATTCAAGCAATTATATGATTATAACAATGTGTGATAGGTCATATATTTTAAGTTCATAACTATAATACTCTAGAATAAAGCTCAATCAAAAATACAGAAACTTTATATTCTGCATAGTGAAATGGTATCAGTCTTGTCAACAACAAAAAGCTGGCTCTGACTTGCGTGAGAGTGAAAAGCACCATCAGATGTACCAGCCTCCACATCTTCCCTGGCCTCTTAATTCCATGCCTGCTTCTCAGTTCTTAGCAGCAAGGAGCCTGTGCAGCGGTCATTTGGTGGAAAGTTGGTAGAAAGTTGAGAGCAGccggagcaagctccaggggtgaCATTTACTTGTTCCTTCAAACAATTACTGAGCAGGAATGATTCAAGAAATTACTGTCAATGACTTGTCAGCGAGTTTGGCCTCAAGAAGCCTAAGGTTTAATATCACGGTTTGTAGGAGGCAGCGAGATCGCTTCCCCTGGAAAGGGGAAATTTGAGAAAAGATTTGACTTCTTGTAATTAGCTTTTGAGTACAAGttttcataaagaaataaaattactatCCTTGAAGATAACACCTTCTTGATGTACAGATTCTAAGCTCAGTAGGAAACCTTGGCTTAACTAGCAAATTCATGAGTGAACTGTCTGCCTCACTGTTAAGGTCTATTGATCCACTTTACTTTCAGTGATGGTTAGTTAATAAGTCATGGGTGGAGGGACATTCAGAGGCAGGTATGAGCTGTTTACGTTTCAaccctccttctctttccttctctcaacACATGTCCACCGAGTGTCCACCCTGGACCAGACAGGAAGGACAGAATGGCCAACAAGTAGCACCCTTCACAGCCCACAGAGGAGACAGAGATTAGTGCAGCGTCACATAGGGCGCATCCCTGTCTGGGAAGTTCTGGGAAGGAAAAGGGAGGTTTGCTGTGGGGACTTAATTCTGCTTTCTAGTATGATGACGCATATTTCTGGATGGTTGATGTCACAGATTTTTAAAGGATTATGAATAAGTCTGAGAACTACGGAGTAGTTCATCCTTCAGCTGCTAAGCACCAGCTGCAGACTGTGATATGTGTCCCACACAGGGAGCAGCAAGAAGAAACTAAGGGGAGAGGGAGCTAGGAGACCCAGGGAAGACTATATTAAAGGACGCTGGCAGGCTTTGAAGGAAGAAGGGCTCTTCTCCatcacgtgtgtgcatgtgtgctaagttgcttcagttgagtccaactctgtgcaaccttatGGCCTTGGAGCCcgtcacgctcctctgtccatgggatgctccaggcgagaatactggagtgggttgccatttcctcctccagaggatcttcccaaaccaggggttgaacctcttatgtctcctgcactggcagttgggttctttaccactcacaccacctgggcagccctaCTGGCGGAAGGCAGAAGTGAGGATGCCTCTGGCTGCCCAGGGGCCCAGGTTATGGCTGACGGTGGCTGGCGAGACCGCTCATGGTGGAGACCCTCACACCTCCCACACTGACACCTGACATCATGGCCTGCAGCCAGTTCCAGCAACAGAAGGGTAAACTGCTCCAGAGTTCCTAGGCTTACTAACAGTCCTTAATAAATCTGAGGCCACTGACAGCTATCCAGAAGTATGCCGCGTCGGACTAGAAAGCATCCTGAGGCCCTGCTTCTTGCTTTGTTGGCGTGTGTATCACACAGCGGCCTGGCTCCCTTTCATCTCAGTCTGCTGGTAGTCAGGAGTGGCACACGCCCTGACCGCGGTGCCACGTGACCCTTACATGATGCACAGATACTTGTCCATGGCCAGACACACCCTCTGCAGAGCCAGGATATATTGGAATCTCTATGGAAGTTGGGTGGCAGTGATCACAGAGGTGGTGTTTCTCCCCATTAAGGTAACTGAACAGCAATACAGACGCCatgtgattttttccccctatttttgtATCAAGGTGATAAATGTCTAGTTACATTAACCCCAGAGGAAAATGAGTCCCTTTGGCCTGGTCTATCCCTCCATTAAAGCCTggcagggtggggaagggagtgggCTTCACGACAATTCTGATACATATAAAGTGCTTATAGCTCCACCCAAAATGGTGCTTTCCCACTAATGATCCCATTTCTCCCAGAGTCATTATTCTGTGCTTTCCTGAGCAACTGTTCTTTAAAACTGGGTATCAACAATAAAAGGATGTAGGGGGAAGACCCACGTGGCATATTAAAACCACCCACAGAATTTCTCTTCCCTTAATATTCCACAGAGTGAGAAAATCCCACAACATTCACTTGGGCAGAATGCTAAAGAAAGGTACATAGTCTaaggaaatacatatttataaaaatcaaggaaagaaaattctgGCATGAGATACATGGCTAAGCTTGACAGCTGATTTTACTTATAAAACCTTAAGTGTGAAGCAACAAAATCCTCAGCAGTTTCCCTAACATCCTCATATCCATAGAGAATCAATTCAAATAGCTGTCTTTTTTCACTTCTGATCAAAACCTGGTTGAAACCTCTCCTAATGAGACCAGGTGACACTGGATGGGCGAGCGCTGAGGTTGATTCACTAGGTGAGAGATGAGAGTTAAGTCCTCAATGTTGTGGACTGGGAGGAAACACCCCAAGGGCCAGAGCATCCTCTGGCAGCTAGAAATACTTCCCAACCAGGTACAGTGATAAACTGGTTTAGGGCATTTAGCCAAATCTCAGAATGAGGGAGAAAGGACAGAGAGGAAGTGTTTTAACAAAGACTGCACTTTGCCTTCCTTGAACTCCTCCAACCTCATCCCTGGCATTCCTTCAGCACTGAGAAAAGCTGAGCTcgctcagaaacaaacaaacaaacaaaaaaccacatcTCAGGTACAATGGGAAGAACAGCAAACATCAGTCAAGCTCTATCAGCCCAAGTcaaataagcaagatgaaaagaaaaggtCATGGTTactgtgaatatattttctagcaagacaagggaagaaaggaagtaaaATATAGAACAATAAGCCCATCCTCAGAAAAAGCCTAATTCAAGGAAGAGAAGAATGTCTCATAACTGCTTTGTGACATGAATTCAGTTAAAAAGATACTGAAACCTGATGGGCTAGAACAACACaataagatgaaaaaggagatttTAGATCTCAGGAAACAAAATGAGGTCCAAACAGTGTTATTTACAGATAATACAGGGATTAGAAATAGCAAGCAATAGAACATAAACTCCTGAAAATGGAATCACTGATCGAGAGGAAAAACACAAGATAGTAACAGGGAATAAATGtgaaaagggcaaaaaaaaaaaaaaaatcaacttagagAAATGCTAACAGATATGGAAGACAAACTCTCCAATAAAAGGATGACTGGTATCTCTGAACAGAGATCATaacaaatggaacaaaatacatattcatataaaAGAGAATttccaagaaataaaacagaaaagaagggaATCCCCAGATTAAAATGTCAGGAAATTTTTATTCAGAATGCAAAACACCAAGATGCAACCTAGTTGTATTCAACTTTTAGGTTAAAGAAAAAACTCTTCGGGTACTCAGACAGAAAATGGGACTCTTGCCTTCGGTCATGATGGCAAAATCTAGAAAGTTCTAGACTGGGGGAACAAAGACTGTGACCAACCTCGCTCGTCACAACGTTCTTCAAGAAGAAAGGCAGCAGGCAGACCTCCTCAAACACAGAAACGTATATGGAAACAACACCTGCAGAAGCTTCTTGAAAACAGCTGCTTGCATGCAAAGCCCAATCAATTAAGAGAGCgttcaaaataaatagaaagagtACTAAGGGTCTCCCCCAGCggctcagtggggaagaatctgcctgccttacaggagacacaggagatgcaggtttgatccccgggttgggaaaatcccctagagaaggaaacagcaactccctccaggattcttgcctggagaatcccacggacagaggagcctggcaggctacagtccacagggttgcaaagagctgggcacgactcaGTGACCAAGCATGATAGGAAGAGGGCAGGGTCTGAGCCTCTCTTGAATGAAAACTTGGAGCTCTTCCAAC
It contains:
- the IKZF1 gene encoding DNA-binding protein Ikaros isoform X9 → MDADEGQDMSQVSGKESPPVSDTPDDSDEPMPVPEDLSTTSGGQQSSKSERGLVGKPHKCGYCGRSYKQRSSLEEHKERCHNYLQSMGLPGTLYPVIKEETNHSEMAEDLCKMGSDRSLVLDRLASNVAKRKSSMPQKFVGDKCLSELPYDGSASYEKENEMMQTHVMDQAINNAISYLGAESLRPLVQTPPGSSDVVPVLSPMYQLHKPHAEGPARSNHSAQDGAVENLLLLSKAKSASSEREASPSNSCQDSTDTESNTEEQRGGLIYLTNHITPHARNGLSIKEEHAAYEVLRAASEGPPDALRVIGTSGEALKVYRCEHCRVLFLDHVMYTIHMGCHGFRDPFECNMCGYQSQDRYEFSSHITRGEHRFHMS
- the IKZF1 gene encoding DNA-binding protein Ikaros isoform X12, with the translated sequence MDADEGQDMSQVSGKESPPVSDTPDDSDEPMPVPEDLSTTSGGQQSSKSERGLVIKEETNHSEMAEDLCKMGSDRSLVLDRLASNVAKRKSSMPQKFVGDKCLSELPYDGSASYEKENEMMQTHVMDQAINNAISYLGAESLRPLVQTPPGSSDVVPVLSPMYQLHKPHAEGPARSNHSAQDGAVENLLLLSKAKSASSEREASPSNSCQDSTDTESNTEEQRGGLIYLTNHITPHARNGLSIKEEHAAYEVLRAASEGPPDALRVIGTSGEALKVYRCEHCRVLFLDHVMYTIHMGCHGFRDPFECNMCGYQSQDRYEFSSHITRGEHRFHMS
- the IKZF1 gene encoding DNA-binding protein Ikaros isoform X13, encoding MDADEGQDMSQVSGKESPPVSDTPDDSDEPMPVPEDLSTTSGGQQSSKSERGLVIKEETNHSEMAEDLCKMGSDRSLVLDRLASNVAKRDKCLSELPYDGSASYEKENEMMQTHVMDQAINNAISYLGAESLRPLVQTPPGSSDVVPVLSPMYQLHKPHAEGPARSNHSAQDGAVENLLLLSKAKSASSEREASPSNSCQDSTDTESNTEEQRGGLIYLTNHITPHARNGLSIKEEHAAYEVLRAASEGPPDALRVIGTSGEALKVYRCEHCRVLFLDHVMYTIHMGCHGFRDPFECNMCGYQSQDRYEFSSHITRGEHRFHMS
- the IKZF1 gene encoding DNA-binding protein Ikaros isoform X11, whose protein sequence is MDADEGQDMSQVSGKESPPVSDTPDDSDEPMPVPEDLSTTSGGQQSSKSERGLVGKPHKCGYCGRSYKQRSSLEEHKERCHNYLQSMGLPGTLYPVIKEETNHSEMAEDLCKMGSDRSLVLDRLASNVAKRDKCLSELPYDGSASYEKENEMMQTHVMDQAINNAISYLGAESLRPLVQTPPGSSDVVPVLSPMYQLHKPHAEGPARSNHSAQDGAVENLLLLSKAKSASSEREASPSNSCQDSTDTESNTEEQRGGLIYLTNHITPHARNGLSIKEEHAAYEVLRAASEGPPDALRVIGTSGEALKVYRCEHCRVLFLDHVMYTIHMGCHGFRDPFECNMCGYQSQDRYEFSSHITRGEHRFHMS
- the IKZF1 gene encoding DNA-binding protein Ikaros isoform X8, which gives rise to MDADEGQDMSQVSGKESPPVSDTPDDSDEPMPVPEDLSTTSGGQQSSKSERGLGERPFQCNQCGASFTQKGNLLRHIKLHSGEKPFKCHLCNYACRRRDALTGHLRTHSVIKEETNHSEMAEDLCKMGSDRSLVLDRLASNVAKRDKCLSELPYDGSASYEKENEMMQTHVMDQAINNAISYLGAESLRPLVQTPPGSSDVVPVLSPMYQLHKPHAEGPARSNHSAQDGAVENLLLLSKAKSASSEREASPSNSCQDSTDTESNTEEQRGGLIYLTNHITPHARNGLSIKEEHAAYEVLRAASEGPPDALRVIGTSGEALKVYRCEHCRVLFLDHVMYTIHMGCHGFRDPFECNMCGYQSQDRYEFSSHITRGEHRFHMS
- the IKZF1 gene encoding DNA-binding protein Ikaros isoform X7, with product MDADEGQDMSQVSGKESPPVSDTPDDSDEPMPVPEDLSTTSGGQQSSKSERGLGERPFQCNQCGASFTQKGNLLRHIKLHSGEKPFKCHLCNYACRRRDALTGHLRTHSVIKEETNHSEMAEDLCKMGSDRSLVLDRLASNVAKRKSSMPQKFVGDKCLSELPYDGSASYEKENEMMQTHVMDQAINNAISYLGAESLRPLVQTPPGSSDVVPVLSPMYQLHKPHAEGPARSNHSAQDGAVENLLLLSKAKSASSEREASPSNSCQDSTDTESNTEEQRGGLIYLTNHITPHARNGLSIKEEHAAYEVLRAASEGPPDALRVIGTSGEALKVYRCEHCRVLFLDHVMYTIHMGCHGFRDPFECNMCGYQSQDRYEFSSHITRGEHRFHMS